A region of Triplophysa rosa linkage group LG16, Trosa_1v2, whole genome shotgun sequence DNA encodes the following proteins:
- the anp32e gene encoding acidic leucine-rich nuclear phosphoprotein 32 family member E isoform X2, with amino-acid sequence MEMKKRISLELRNKSPSEVAELVVDNCRSSDGEIEGLTDEFKELEFLSMVNVGLTSLAKLPSLPKLRKLELSDNNISGALETLAEKCPNLTYLNLSGNKIKELSTLEALQNLKNLKSLDLFNCEITTLEDYRESIFELLPQVTYLDGFDAEDNEAPDSEADDDDDEDGEEGTGQLGDYEEEDEEEEEEEEDEEGSEGGEVGLSYLMKDDIQDEEDDDDYVEEEEEEEGGGEAEVKGEKRKRDAEDEGEDDDEDDD; translated from the exons ATGGAGATGAAGAAGAGGATCAGTTTAGAGCTTAGGAACAAAAGTCCATCGGAG GTAGCAGAGCTTGTGGTGGATAACTGTCGCTCAAGCGATGGTGAGATTGAAGGCCTGACGGATGAGTTTAAGGAGCTGGAGTTCCTCAGCATGGTCAACGTGGGTCTCACCTCCCTGGCCAAGCTACCCTCACTGCCCAAACTGAGAAAG TTGGAGCTAAGTGATAACAACATCTCAGGGGCACTGGAGACGCTCGCAGAGAAATGCCCGAACTTGACGTACCTGAATTTGAGTGGCAACAAGATCAAAGAGCTTAGCACACTGGAGGCTCTG CAAAACCTTAAGAACCTGAAGAGTTTAGACCTGTTCAACTGTGAGATTACAACATTGGAGGATTACAGGGAAAGCATCTTTGAACTGCTGCCTCAGGTCACATACCTGGACGGTTTTGATGCAGAAGACAATGAAGCTCCAGATTCTGAAGCTGAtgatgatg ACGATGAGGATGGCGAAGAAGGAACTGGTCAGCTCGGGGATtatgaggaggaggatgaggaggaggaggaagaagaggaggacgAAGAAGGCTCAGAGGGGGGAGAAGTTGGCCTGTCCTATCTAATGAAAGATGACATCCAG GAtgaggaagatgatgatgattatgtagaagaggaagaggaggaagaaggaggaggag AGGCTGAAGTCAAAGGAGAGAAGAGAAAAAGGGATGCTGAGGATGAAGGCGAAGATGATGACGAAGACGATGACTAA
- the anp32e gene encoding acidic leucine-rich nuclear phosphoprotein 32 family member E isoform X1 — MEMKKRISLELRNKSPSEVAELVVDNCRSSDGEIEGLTDEFKELEFLSMVNVGLTSLAKLPSLPKLRKLELSDNNISGALETLAEKCPNLTYLNLSGNKIKELSTLEALQNLKNLKSLDLFNCEITTLEDYRESIFELLPQVTYLDGFDAEDNEAPDSEADDDDDEDGEEGTGQLGDYEEEDEEEEEEEEDEEGSEGGEVGLSYLMKDDIQDEEDDDDYVEEEEEEEGGGEEAEVKGEKRKRDAEDEGEDDDEDDD, encoded by the exons ATGGAGATGAAGAAGAGGATCAGTTTAGAGCTTAGGAACAAAAGTCCATCGGAG GTAGCAGAGCTTGTGGTGGATAACTGTCGCTCAAGCGATGGTGAGATTGAAGGCCTGACGGATGAGTTTAAGGAGCTGGAGTTCCTCAGCATGGTCAACGTGGGTCTCACCTCCCTGGCCAAGCTACCCTCACTGCCCAAACTGAGAAAG TTGGAGCTAAGTGATAACAACATCTCAGGGGCACTGGAGACGCTCGCAGAGAAATGCCCGAACTTGACGTACCTGAATTTGAGTGGCAACAAGATCAAAGAGCTTAGCACACTGGAGGCTCTG CAAAACCTTAAGAACCTGAAGAGTTTAGACCTGTTCAACTGTGAGATTACAACATTGGAGGATTACAGGGAAAGCATCTTTGAACTGCTGCCTCAGGTCACATACCTGGACGGTTTTGATGCAGAAGACAATGAAGCTCCAGATTCTGAAGCTGAtgatgatg ACGATGAGGATGGCGAAGAAGGAACTGGTCAGCTCGGGGATtatgaggaggaggatgaggaggaggaggaagaagaggaggacgAAGAAGGCTCAGAGGGGGGAGAAGTTGGCCTGTCCTATCTAATGAAAGATGACATCCAG GAtgaggaagatgatgatgattatgtagaagaggaagaggaggaagaaggaggaggag AAGAGGCTGAAGTCAAAGGAGAGAAGAGAAAAAGGGATGCTGAGGATGAAGGCGAAGATGATGACGAAGACGATGACTAA